Genomic segment of Paraburkholderia agricolaris:
CCGGAGGCCATCAACGCGAGCAGAATCGAGCTCGGCCCGACAAATGGCACGACCTTGACGCCGCGCTCATGCGCGCGACGCACCAGCAGGGCGCCCGGGTCGGCGACCGCGGGGCAGCCGGCTTCGGATACCAGGCCGGCGTCCGTGCCCACCAACAAAGGCGCGAGCAGCTTGTCGATCTCGCCGGCCGGCGTATTGACGTTCAATTCGCGAATCTCGATTTCCTGAATCGGTTTTTCAGTGCCGACCTTCTTCAGGAAAGCGCGCGTGGTTTTCGCGTTTTCGCCGATGTAATAGTGCAACGACGCGGCGCGCGCGCGCACTGGCGCGGGCAGGACAGCGTCGAGGGCGTCGGCGTCGCCTTCACCGAGCGTGTTCGGGATCAGGTATAACGTGCCGCTCATGATGCCCCCAAAAGTGGATAACCCACTGCGAGCAGCATGCGCGACAGTGCGATCAACGGCAGCCCGACCAGCGCGGTCGGGTCGTCCGAATGAATGGCTTCGAGCAGTGCGATGCCGAGGCCTTCGGATTTGGCGCTGCCCGCGACGTCGTATGGCGTTTCGGCGCGCAGATAGGCGTTGAGCGCGGCGTCTGGCAGATCGCGAAACTGCACGCGAGTGATGACATCGGCGGCTTGCGCCACCCCCGAGCGGCTGTCGAGCAGGCAGAGTGCGCTATGAAACAGCACCTCGCGGCCGCGCATGGCCTGCAACTGGGCGAGCGCCTTGTCGTGCGTGCCGGGCTTGCCGATCTGCAGGCCGTCATAAGTGGCCACCTGATCCGAGCCGATCACGAGCGCGGTTTCACCGGCGCCAAGTCCCTCGGCTACCGCCCGGGCTTTTGCTTCGGCGAGGCGCAGGGCGGTTACTTCAGGCGATTCGCCGGCGAGCGGCGTTTCGTCGATTGCCGGCACGACGACATCGAACGGAATGCGCAGGCGCTCGAGCAGCTCGCGACGATAAGGTGAACTCGACGCCAGGATCAGGCGTGGCGGGCGATTGAGGGAATCTGACATGTGCAACCAACGGCTAGAGAGGCGGGTCGTACGGGCTTGTGCGGGCATCGCACGTGTACGGGCTTAAGTGTTTGACTCGAAAAGACAAAACGGATATGATTTCGGGCTTTTCATCGGTATGCTATTGCACAAGCGGTCGCGCAGGCAGGCACCGCGTGGGCAGTCCGTGTGGTTAACATGCGGCAGCGCATGAGTTCCGCGGGCTGCTTTCAAACCGATGCTTTGCAAACCGATTTACCCCCGGCGAAATCCTTGCCGACGCAGGAGCGCACATGACTCAACATCCTGGCAACCCTGCTGGTCTGTCCGACCCGCACGATATCGATCTGTTCGAATTTGCGCGGAGTGGGCGCCAGGCCGCGGGTGTCGTGCGCGTCTCGCAACTGCCGCGCATGTTAAACGAAGTCCCGGCAGAAGCGCCAGACCGCGATACCGCGTTCACCTGGCAAGCCGAAGGGGCGACGCAGCCGGAATTGCAGGACGACGGCACCGAGGGTCCGCAGCCTTATTTGAGGCTGGCGATTCACGGCGCTGCATGGCTCGAATGTCAGCGGTGCATGACACCGTATTTACAGTCGTTCAATGTCGACGCAACTTACCGGATCGTCAACACTGAGGCGGAAGCCGAAGAGTTTCCGCTCGACGAGGATGAAGTCGAAGTGATCGTAGGCTCGCGCCAGTTCGATCTCATCGACTTGATCGAAGAAGAGTTGCTGCTTTCCTTGCCGCTCGTGCCCAAGCACGAGGTGTGTCCCGAAGTGCACGAGAGCCTCGTCTCTGGTGTGGCCGGTACAGAAGGCGAGGGCGACGAGGCTGCGCCGGACGAAGCTGCTGAGGGTGGTGAGCCCGAACGGCCCAATCCGTTTGCTGCGCTCGAAAGTCTCAAGCGCGGTGAGCCGGGCGACAAGAAGCACTGAACAGTTGCATGGGAGCGCGAAGCGGGCGCATTGGCCATTCGGCCGATGGCGGACACCGGGTCGGGCTGTGTTAGAATTCGGAAAATTTTTAGGAGTTAGTCATGGCAGTTCAACAAAATAAGAAGTCGCCGTCGAAGCGCGGCATGCACCGTTCGCACGATTTCCTGACGACAGCGCCGCTGGCCGTGGAGCCGAGCACGGGTGAAGTGCATTTGCGTCACCACATCAGCCCGAACGGCTACTATCGCGGTAAGAAAGTCGTCAAGACGAAGAACGACTAATCGTTTCACTGCGTTGCGCCCCTTGGCGTTTCGCGTGGCGATCGGCTCGCTTGACATTTTCCCGGCTCGGCAAAAAGGCGGCATTCATCTGCCGCTTTTTTGTGTCGATCGCAATTGGCGCTTTGGCGCTTACTGCGGTTCCATGCAGGGAGCCTGAAATTCGTCGCACTCCATGACAGTAAAGCTCACGATAGATTGCATGGGAGGCGACCACGGCCCGTCCGTGACCGTTCCCGCTGCCGTCAACTTCGTTCGTTCGCATCCTGATGCTGAGCTGTTGCTCGTCGGCATTGAGGGTGCGATTCGTGCGCAGCTGAAAAAGTTGAAGGCTCAGGACCTGCCGGCGCTGACCGTCGTACCTGCTTCCGAGATCGTCGCCATGGACGATCCGGTCGAAGTCGCGCTGCGCAAGAAAAAAGACTCCTCCATGCGCGTGGCGCTGAATCGCGTCAAGGAAAACGAGGCGCAAGCCTGTATTTCCGCCGGCAATACCGGCGCGCTGATGGCGGTCTCGCGCTA
This window contains:
- a CDS encoding SAM-dependent methyltransferase → MSGTLYLIPNTLGEGDADALDAVLPAPVRARAASLHYYIGENAKTTRAFLKKVGTEKPIQEIEIRELNVNTPAGEIDKLLAPLLVGTDAGLVSEAGCPAVADPGALLVRRAHERGVKVVPFVGPSSILLALMASGLNGQSFAFHGYLPVDATERAKRLRELEQQSRKARQTQIFIETPYRNKPLLDTLLATCAPSTLVCVAVDLTLETETIASRSVADWRKKPAIDLNKRPAIFLILAV
- a CDS encoding Maf-like protein encodes the protein MSDSLNRPPRLILASSSPYRRELLERLRIPFDVVVPAIDETPLAGESPEVTALRLAEAKARAVAEGLGAGETALVIGSDQVATYDGLQIGKPGTHDKALAQLQAMRGREVLFHSALCLLDSRSGVAQAADVITRVQFRDLPDAALNAYLRAETPYDVAGSAKSEGLGIALLEAIHSDDPTALVGLPLIALSRMLLAVGYPLLGAS
- a CDS encoding YceD family protein yields the protein MTQHPGNPAGLSDPHDIDLFEFARSGRQAAGVVRVSQLPRMLNEVPAEAPDRDTAFTWQAEGATQPELQDDGTEGPQPYLRLAIHGAAWLECQRCMTPYLQSFNVDATYRIVNTEAEAEEFPLDEDEVEVIVGSRQFDLIDLIEEELLLSLPLVPKHEVCPEVHESLVSGVAGTEGEGDEAAPDEAAEGGEPERPNPFAALESLKRGEPGDKKH
- the rpmF gene encoding 50S ribosomal protein L32, which produces MAVQQNKKSPSKRGMHRSHDFLTTAPLAVEPSTGEVHLRHHISPNGYYRGKKVVKTKND